From the genome of Candidatus Promineifilum breve, one region includes:
- a CDS encoding DinB family protein: MHPSDVLRYANRTLLYAVRDLTEDEWRAPGVCGVWSAREIIAHLASFELALVEAFAVARGGPIGPTLAEKLRDGQAFNDKQVMARLGLSVAETLAEYEAAHRRTLELAAALPPNLFINTGFLPAYGLEYDLEDFIVYSYYGHKREHAAQIMVFRDGIGK; this comes from the coding sequence ATGCACCCAAGCGACGTACTCCGCTATGCCAACCGGACGCTACTCTACGCCGTGCGCGACCTGACCGAAGACGAGTGGCGCGCGCCGGGCGTGTGCGGCGTGTGGTCGGCGCGCGAGATCATCGCCCATCTGGCCTCGTTCGAGCTGGCCCTGGTCGAGGCGTTTGCCGTGGCCCGGGGCGGACCGATTGGCCCCACGCTGGCCGAAAAGCTGCGCGACGGCCAGGCATTCAACGACAAGCAGGTCATGGCCCGGCTGGGCCTGTCGGTGGCCGAGACGCTGGCCGAATACGAAGCCGCCCACCGGCGCACGCTGGAACTGGCCGCCGCCCTGCCGCCCAATCTGTTCATCAACACCGGCTTCCTGCCCGCCTATGGCCTGGAGTATGACCTGGAGGACTTCATCGTCTACTCCTACTACGGGCATAAGCGGGAACATGCGGCGCAGATTATGGTGTTTCGGGATGGGATTGGGAAGTAG
- a CDS encoding 5'-methylthioadenosine/S-adenosylhomocysteine nucleosidase family protein, which yields MTTPPDAVILISANAEWQPVRARYPDAAIEPTPYGECFTASLPLTDGRRSPVVFFHGGWGKIDAAAGTQYAIDRWRPALLINLGTCGGFAGDIAAGEVLLVDFTLVYDIVEQMGDPDEALAHYATAIDLSWLGRPWPLAARQELLVSADRDIVAGEVADLRARYGAIAADWESGAIAHVCGRNGTRCLILRAVTDLVSHETGEAYGRLDLFAARAAEVMGRLVDSLPGWLEMQRRESTDYTDSTD from the coding sequence ATGACCACACCACCCGACGCCGTAATCCTCATCTCGGCCAACGCCGAATGGCAACCCGTCCGCGCCCGCTATCCCGATGCCGCTATCGAGCCGACGCCCTATGGCGAATGTTTCACCGCCTCGCTGCCGTTGACGGACGGCCGCCGGTCGCCGGTGGTCTTCTTCCACGGCGGCTGGGGCAAGATCGACGCCGCGGCCGGCACGCAGTACGCCATCGACCGCTGGCGGCCGGCGCTGCTCATCAATCTGGGCACGTGTGGCGGCTTTGCCGGGGACATCGCCGCCGGGGAGGTGCTGCTGGTCGATTTCACCCTGGTCTACGACATCGTGGAGCAGATGGGCGACCCCGACGAGGCGCTGGCCCACTATGCCACGGCCATCGATCTGTCATGGCTGGGGCGGCCGTGGCCGTTGGCGGCGCGGCAAGAGCTGCTGGTGTCGGCCGACCGCGACATTGTGGCCGGCGAGGTGGCCGATCTGCGCGCCCGCTATGGGGCCATCGCCGCCGATTGGGAGAGCGGGGCCATTGCCCACGTCTGCGGCCGCAACGGCACGCGCTGCCTCATCCTGCGCGCCGTCACCGACCTGGTGAGCCACGAGACGGGCGAGGCGTATGGCCGGCTCGATCTCTTCGCCGCCCGTGCCGCCGAGGTGATGGGCCGCCTGGTCGATTCGCTGCCCGGCTGGCTGGAGATGCAGAGAAGAGAATCCACAGATTACACAGATTCCACAGATTGA
- a CDS encoding nitrogen fixation protein NifH, which yields MNPSHPPELLTWLLDPTDPGPRYLALRDLLHRPADDPELVAARAAAHRDGPIAAILADMADDGHWGKPGPGYGPKYRSTVWAMIALGQLGASAADDERVARAGAYLLDQALCPGGQFAYNGRPAGTFDCLQGNLLTALLDLGVDDPRLDGAYDWMARTVTGEGIAPRGTGSSANAARCNAERRYTAYKSGPLFRCGANNNLSCAWGAAKVMLAFGKLPPGRRTPLIDEAIRQGAEFLLAGEPATAPWPNGYAAAPSGNWWKFGFPVFYVADLLQVAEALLAVGYGDDPRLAPTLALIAAKADADGRWPLEYHYNGKMWPGVAFGRLGAPNKWVTMRALRINEFTTD from the coding sequence ATGAACCCATCCCACCCGCCCGAACTGCTGACCTGGTTGCTCGACCCCACCGATCCCGGCCCGCGCTATCTGGCCTTGCGCGACCTGCTCCACCGCCCGGCCGACGACCCCGAACTGGTTGCCGCCCGCGCCGCCGCCCACCGCGACGGCCCCATCGCCGCCATCCTGGCCGACATGGCCGACGACGGCCACTGGGGCAAGCCCGGCCCCGGCTATGGCCCCAAGTATCGCTCCACCGTCTGGGCCATGATCGCCCTGGGGCAACTGGGCGCGTCGGCCGCCGACGACGAGCGCGTGGCCCGCGCCGGAGCCTATCTGCTCGACCAGGCCCTGTGCCCCGGCGGCCAGTTCGCCTACAACGGCCGCCCGGCGGGCACGTTCGACTGCCTGCAAGGCAACCTGCTGACCGCCCTGCTCGATCTGGGTGTCGATGATCCCCGCCTCGACGGGGCCTACGACTGGATGGCGCGCACCGTGACCGGCGAAGGCATCGCCCCGCGCGGAACTGGCAGTTCCGCCAACGCCGCGCGGTGCAACGCCGAGCGCCGCTACACCGCCTACAAATCCGGCCCGCTCTTTCGCTGCGGGGCCAACAACAACCTGTCCTGCGCCTGGGGGGCGGCCAAGGTTATGCTGGCCTTCGGCAAGCTGCCGCCCGGCCGGCGCACGCCGCTGATCGATGAGGCCATCCGCCAGGGCGCGGAATTCCTGCTGGCCGGTGAGCCGGCCACGGCCCCCTGGCCCAACGGCTACGCCGCCGCGCCCAGCGGCAACTGGTGGAAGTTCGGCTTCCCCGTCTTCTACGTGGCCGATCTGTTGCAAGTGGCCGAGGCGCTGCTGGCCGTGGGCTATGGCGACGACCCGCGCCTGGCTCCCACGCTGGCCCTCATCGCCGCCAAGGCCGACGCCGACGGCCGCTGGCCGCTGGAGTATCACTACAACGGCAAGATGTGGCCCGGCGTCGCCTTCGGCCGCCTGGGCGCGCCCAACAAGTGGGTGACGATGCGCGCCTTGCGGATCAATGAATTCACCACGGATTGA
- a CDS encoding Lrp/AsnC family transcriptional regulator has translation MVNSVVLLRVGRGLVNEVAEALAELNGVAEVYSVGGQYDLVAILRVRDNEALAALVTEHMLKVEGVTYSETLIAFRAFSRHDLESMFSLGME, from the coding sequence ATGGTAAATTCAGTAGTCTTGCTCAGGGTCGGCCGCGGGCTGGTCAACGAAGTGGCCGAAGCGCTGGCCGAGTTGAACGGCGTGGCCGAGGTCTACTCCGTCGGCGGCCAATACGATCTGGTCGCCATCCTGCGCGTGCGCGACAATGAGGCGCTGGCCGCGCTGGTGACCGAGCACATGCTCAAGGTCGAGGGCGTCACCTATTCGGAGACGCTCATCGCCTTCCGCGCCTTCTCGCGCCATGATTTGGAGAGCATGTTCTCATTAGGCATGGAGTAG
- a CDS encoding adenylyl cyclase, which produces MSHVKSIGLLSLLILLLTLALGGSAAAAPASPPDLGPNVIIFDPSMTTAEIQAAADAIYAQQVDDEMGPNRYALLFMPGTYGSAATPLLLKVGYYTEVAGLGLLPSDVVINGHVDVYNRCLEPNGGNCLALVNFWRSLSNLTIQVQSAGMDGCRASANFWAVSQASPMRRVNITGGNLSLMDYCTGGPQYASGGFIADSDTTFVVNGSQQQFMVRDSIIDGWSNAVWNQVFSGVIGAPANSFGSTPYDPPPYTTLDESPITREKPFLYVDGDGAFNVFVPAPRTDSSGTTWSARPTSGRSIPLADFFLAQPGDSVKEINQALRRGKHLLFTPGVYDIDSKILVNRKDTVVLGMGLATLTPTKGNLVMRLADAPRITVAGLMFDAGPQNSYALLQVGTRGVSNGRSDPAYPTLLADVFFRIGGPHVGKATTSLLVNSDDVILDHIWAWRADHGIGVSWTDNTADTGVIVNGDRVTAYGLFVEHYQKYETIWNGEYGRTIFFQNELPYDPPSQAAWQHDGVNGYAAYKVGEAVEHHEAWGLGSYSYFNQGVDIHAERAFEVPVTPGVKFHSLVTVYLNGSGGIDHVINDTGAPVFNFTTNQVSNVVSYP; this is translated from the coding sequence ATGTCCCACGTCAAATCGATCGGTTTGCTGTCGTTGCTGATCCTGTTGCTGACGTTGGCGCTGGGGGGCAGCGCGGCCGCCGCGCCGGCCTCTCCGCCCGATCTGGGCCCCAACGTGATCATCTTCGACCCCAGCATGACCACGGCCGAAATCCAGGCCGCGGCCGATGCCATCTACGCCCAGCAGGTGGACGACGAGATGGGCCCCAACCGCTACGCCCTGCTGTTCATGCCCGGCACGTATGGCAGCGCGGCGACGCCTCTGCTGCTCAAGGTTGGCTACTACACCGAAGTGGCCGGCCTGGGCCTGTTGCCGAGCGATGTGGTCATCAACGGCCACGTCGACGTCTACAACCGCTGCCTGGAGCCTAACGGCGGTAACTGCCTGGCCCTGGTCAACTTCTGGCGCTCGCTGAGTAACCTGACCATCCAGGTGCAGAGCGCCGGGATGGACGGCTGCCGCGCCTCGGCCAATTTCTGGGCCGTGTCGCAGGCCTCGCCCATGCGCCGGGTCAATATCACCGGGGGCAATCTGTCGTTGATGGATTACTGCACCGGCGGCCCGCAATATGCCAGCGGCGGCTTCATCGCCGACTCGGATACCACCTTCGTCGTCAACGGCTCGCAACAGCAGTTTATGGTGCGCGATAGCATCATCGACGGCTGGTCGAACGCCGTCTGGAATCAGGTCTTCTCCGGCGTCATCGGCGCGCCGGCCAATTCGTTCGGTTCCACGCCCTACGACCCACCGCCCTACACGACGCTGGACGAAAGCCCCATCACCCGCGAGAAGCCGTTCCTCTACGTCGATGGCGACGGCGCGTTCAACGTCTTCGTGCCCGCGCCGCGCACCGATTCGTCGGGCACGACGTGGAGCGCCCGCCCCACGTCCGGCCGGTCGATCCCCCTGGCCGACTTCTTCCTGGCCCAGCCGGGCGATAGCGTCAAGGAGATCAATCAGGCCCTGCGCCGGGGCAAGCATCTGCTGTTCACCCCCGGGGTCTATGACATTGACAGCAAAATCCTGGTCAACCGCAAGGACACGGTGGTGCTGGGTATGGGTCTGGCAACGCTGACGCCGACGAAGGGCAATCTGGTGATGCGGCTGGCCGACGCGCCGCGCATCACCGTGGCCGGGCTGATGTTCGATGCCGGCCCGCAGAACTCCTACGCGCTGCTCCAGGTGGGCACGCGCGGCGTGTCCAACGGCCGCAGCGACCCGGCCTACCCGACGCTGCTGGCCGACGTCTTCTTCCGCATCGGCGGCCCGCACGTGGGCAAGGCCACGACCAGCCTGCTGGTGAATAGTGACGACGTGATCCTCGATCACATCTGGGCCTGGCGCGCCGACCACGGCATCGGTGTGAGCTGGACGGACAACACGGCCGACACCGGCGTGATCGTCAATGGCGACCGCGTGACGGCCTATGGCCTGTTCGTGGAGCATTACCAGAAGTACGAGACGATCTGGAATGGCGAATACGGCCGGACGATCTTCTTCCAGAACGAACTGCCCTATGACCCGCCCAGCCAGGCCGCCTGGCAGCACGACGGCGTCAACGGCTATGCCGCCTACAAGGTGGGCGAGGCCGTGGAGCACCACGAGGCGTGGGGGTTGGGCAGCTATAGCTACTTCAACCAGGGCGTGGACATCCACGCCGAGCGGGCCTTCGAGGTGCCGGTCACGCCCGGGGTGAAGTTCCACAGCCTCGTGACCGTCTACCTCAACGGCAGCGGCGGCATTGATCACGTCATCAACGACACCGGCGCGCCGGTATTCAACTTTACCACGAACCAGGTGTCGAATGTGGTGAGCTACCCCTAA
- a CDS encoding nitrilase-related carbon-nitrogen hydrolase, producing MNITIGIAQIDPVLGDVAANLATHLAAAGQARAGGIDLLIFPELSLTGYRLGEMAYDVAIRATADDPTFAALLGASDQVDLVVSFVEVDARHRHTISAAYLSGGRLVHLHRKVYLPNYGQWAEGRVFTPGQTARAFDTRFGRMGLLICEDFWHASLPYLLWQDGADTLLLLSASVEHGQGDALTTADKVLAMNRAYALQFTTFVIHANRVGADDGGRYWGGSTIFGPDAALLCEGPRDLPALVVGGIDTAALGPARRALPLLRDERPALVARELRRILEKEEESTDFTDFTD from the coding sequence ATGAATATCACCATCGGCATCGCCCAGATTGACCCTGTCCTGGGCGACGTGGCGGCCAACCTCGCTACCCATCTGGCCGCCGCCGGGCAGGCGCGGGCCGGCGGCATCGACCTGCTCATCTTCCCCGAGCTGTCGCTGACCGGCTACCGGCTGGGCGAGATGGCCTACGACGTCGCCATCCGCGCCACGGCCGATGACCCGACCTTCGCCGCGCTGCTAGGGGCCAGCGATCAGGTCGATCTGGTGGTCAGCTTCGTCGAGGTTGACGCCCGCCACCGCCACACTATCAGCGCCGCCTATCTCTCCGGCGGCCGTCTCGTCCATCTGCACCGCAAAGTCTACCTGCCCAACTATGGCCAGTGGGCCGAGGGGCGGGTGTTCACCCCCGGCCAGACGGCCCGCGCCTTCGACACCCGCTTCGGCCGCATGGGCCTACTCATCTGCGAGGATTTCTGGCACGCCTCGCTGCCCTATCTGCTGTGGCAGGACGGGGCCGACACACTGTTGCTGCTCTCGGCCTCGGTGGAGCACGGCCAGGGGGACGCCCTGACCACGGCCGACAAGGTGCTGGCCATGAACCGCGCCTACGCCCTGCAATTCACCACCTTCGTCATCCACGCCAACCGCGTGGGGGCCGACGACGGCGGCCGCTACTGGGGCGGCTCGACTATCTTCGGCCCCGACGCCGCGCTGCTCTGCGAAGGGCCGCGCGATTTGCCCGCCCTTGTCGTGGGCGGCATCGACACCGCCGCCCTCGGCCCGGCCCGCCGCGCCCTGCCCCTGCTGCGCGACGAGCGCCCCGCCCTCGTCGCCCGCGAGTTGAGGCGAATATTAGAGAAGGAAGAAGAATCCACAGATTTCACAGATTTCACCGATTGA
- a CDS encoding DUF1214 domain-containing protein, translating to MLQDSIENYIKEYPNQEQVKMMKAWLTENEPGTFTFTGLVDPTDATVVTPQATVDYGYNWFSLSDGPAIVDTPQYKYFFSVSIFDMKHNIPAVIVNPDKPILIVRPGQPITEGTYHVVYLETDQGLVFTRMVVIDNMAEVRELSRSITMQGGNGDMHRDVQRFSPEIEKAAQAIIDVAIGYADPDIAFGKKSGDVGDITHAAGVKIGQLGTPADTVRYLPILVDGNGEPLNGSATYIVTVPAGIVHDDGYYSVTVYGADNKLLIPNEQKVYDRTTYSSQQNDDGTYTITLSPDGEGLNGIPTGKPFYGMLRAYVPVQGADMTVKVEKQ from the coding sequence ATGTTACAAGATTCGATCGAGAATTACATAAAAGAATACCCGAATCAGGAACAGGTAAAAATGATGAAAGCCTGGCTGACTGAAAATGAACCAGGCACGTTTACGTTTACCGGACTGGTTGATCCGACTGACGCCACGGTCGTAACACCTCAGGCGACGGTCGATTACGGTTACAATTGGTTCAGCTTGTCGGACGGCCCCGCCATCGTGGACACACCCCAGTACAAATATTTTTTCTCGGTGTCCATTTTTGATATGAAACATAACATACCGGCCGTCATCGTTAATCCCGACAAGCCGATCCTGATCGTTCGTCCCGGTCAGCCTATTACCGAAGGAACCTACCACGTCGTTTACCTGGAAACGGATCAGGGTCTGGTTTTTACGCGGATGGTTGTGATTGACAACATGGCAGAGGTACGCGAGCTTAGCCGATCAATCACCATGCAGGGTGGTAACGGTGACATGCACAGGGATGTACAACGGTTTTCCCCTGAAATAGAGAAGGCAGCGCAGGCCATCATCGATGTCGCGATAGGCTATGCCGATCCGGATATTGCCTTTGGCAAGAAATCGGGCGATGTGGGTGACATTACGCATGCCGCCGGCGTGAAGATAGGCCAGTTGGGCACGCCGGCCGATACGGTACGCTATCTGCCGATTTTGGTTGACGGTAATGGCGAGCCGTTGAACGGCAGTGCCACCTATATTGTCACCGTCCCCGCCGGGATCGTCCATGATGACGGTTACTATTCTGTGACCGTCTATGGCGCCGATAACAAGTTACTGATCCCCAACGAGCAAAAGGTCTACGACCGGACCACCTACTCTTCGCAACAGAATGATGATGGCACCTATACCATCACGCTTAGCCCGGATGGCGAGGGTCTGAATGGAATTCCCACAGGAAAACCATTTTATGGCATGTTGAGAGCCTATGTCCCGGTACAAGGCGCCGATATGACCGTTAAAGTCGAAAAACAATAA
- a CDS encoding prolipoprotein diacylglyceryl transferase family protein — protein sequence MTDILARYGPYFLYTYTVVLGLGLALALGLTAALARRDAGGELDGWLDGALAAAAGALLGGRAVFVWLNAAYFAENPAEAWQLQLGGLNYHGALLGGLAGLWLWARLSGRPFLRYAGLFAPGLALLSAFGWAACGVEGCAYGRAATPGLLAANLPDDLGVFAVRYRTQAFGMLAALGVFVLAWAGTGRLRPGLLFWLTLGGLALGRVVVALGRGDAAVVVGGWRLDLLVDVGLLVVSLVAAVVVLWMTGREGRAL from the coding sequence ATGACTGACATCCTCGCCCGCTACGGCCCCTACTTCCTCTACACCTACACCGTCGTCCTCGGTCTGGGCCTTGCCCTGGCGTTGGGTCTCACGGCCGCGCTGGCCCGGCGCGATGCGGGCGGCGAGCTTGACGGCTGGCTCGACGGCGCCTTGGCCGCGGCCGCCGGGGCCTTGCTGGGCGGGCGGGCGGTCTTCGTCTGGCTCAACGCCGCCTACTTCGCCGAGAACCCGGCCGAGGCGTGGCAATTGCAACTGGGCGGGCTGAACTACCACGGCGCGCTGCTGGGCGGGTTGGCCGGGCTGTGGCTGTGGGCGCGGCTGAGCGGGCGGCCGTTCCTCCGCTACGCCGGGCTGTTCGCGCCGGGGCTGGCCCTGCTCAGCGCCTTCGGCTGGGCGGCCTGCGGCGTCGAGGGCTGCGCCTATGGCCGGGCGGCCACGCCGGGTCTGTTGGCCGCCAACCTACCCGACGACCTGGGCGTGTTCGCCGTGCGCTATCGGACGCAGGCCTTCGGGATGCTGGCGGCGCTGGGGGTGTTCGTCTTGGCCTGGGCCGGCACTGGGCGGCTGCGGCCGGGGCTGCTGTTCTGGCTCACGCTGGGCGGGCTGGCGCTGGGGCGGGTGGTGGTGGCGCTGGGGCGGGGGGATGCGGCGGTGGTGGTTGGCGGCTGGCGGCTGGATTTGCTCGTGGATGTGGGCTTGCTGGTCGTCTCCCTGGTGGCGGCGGTCGTGGTGCTCTGGATGACCGGCCGAGAAGGTCGGGCCTTGTAG
- the ppk2 gene encoding polyphosphate kinase 2, giving the protein MAKKDKKNSKDKESAEPAAQADQAALETVPDGRWANTAPSGSAAADDERYTSAGKLKEAFYEAEMLKLQEELVKLQYWVKDKGLRIGIVFEGRDAAGKGGVIKRITETTNPRVIRIVALGIPSDREKSQWYFQRWVAELPAAGEVCLFDRSWYTRAITEYVHGFCSEEQYREFLASCPQFERMLMRSGMILLKYWFSVSDEEQERRFQQRAADPKRRWKLSPMDMKSRDMWVAYSQAKDRMFDFTDTKQSPWYVVNADDKKRARLNCISHILSQIPYENILPPPMELPPRKPASGYIRPPMDQQTFVPDRF; this is encoded by the coding sequence ATGGCCAAAAAAGACAAGAAAAACAGCAAGGACAAGGAATCTGCCGAACCGGCGGCCCAGGCTGATCAGGCCGCGCTGGAGACCGTGCCCGACGGCCGCTGGGCCAACACCGCCCCCAGCGGCTCGGCCGCTGCCGACGACGAACGCTACACCTCGGCCGGCAAGCTGAAGGAAGCGTTCTACGAGGCGGAGATGCTGAAGCTCCAGGAAGAACTGGTCAAGCTTCAGTATTGGGTGAAGGACAAGGGGCTGCGCATCGGCATTGTCTTCGAGGGGCGCGACGCGGCCGGCAAGGGCGGCGTCATCAAGCGCATCACCGAGACCACCAACCCGCGCGTCATCCGCATCGTCGCCCTGGGCATCCCCAGCGACCGCGAGAAGTCGCAATGGTACTTCCAGCGCTGGGTGGCCGAGCTGCCCGCCGCCGGCGAGGTGTGCCTGTTCGACCGCAGTTGGTACACGCGGGCCATCACCGAATACGTCCACGGCTTCTGCTCCGAGGAACAGTACCGCGAGTTCCTGGCCTCCTGCCCCCAGTTCGAGCGGATGCTCATGCGCTCCGGCATGATCCTGCTCAAATACTGGTTCTCGGTCAGCGACGAGGAGCAGGAGCGCCGCTTCCAGCAGCGCGCGGCCGACCCCAAGCGGCGCTGGAAGCTCAGCCCGATGGACATGAAATCGCGCGATATGTGGGTGGCCTATTCCCAGGCCAAGGATCGCATGTTCGACTTCACCGACACCAAGCAATCGCCCTGGTACGTGGTGAACGCCGACGACAAGAAGCGGGCGCGGCTCAACTGCATCAGCCACATCCTGAGCCAAATCCCCTACGAGAACATCCTGCCGCCGCCGATGGAACTGCCGCCCCGCAAACCGGCCAGCGGCTACATTCGGCCGCCGATGGATCAACAGACGTTTGTGCCGGATAGGTTCTAA
- the era gene encoding GTPase Era codes for MDDQQLYETQPEHKSGFVALAGRPNVGKSTLINAFMGQKIAAVTHRPQTTRARQLGIITEPGYQIIFIDTPGLIRDPRHELDEYMMQAALETLDDADVVLWLVDLNEPPGEGDRQIAARLTEGERRVILALNKVDIIGPADALRHTEAYVALLRPAAPAPDAVEWLHLSALTGDGVGELLTRLIDALPEGPRYYPADQITDAYERAIAAELIREQIMLQLRDEIPYGAAVRVRDYKERANGDTYVSADIFVERESHKSIVIGANGAQLKAIGAAARREIEQLAGGKVFLELWVKVQKDWRRDKNALKQLGYSDEWMKE; via the coding sequence ATGGACGACCAACAACTATACGAAACCCAACCCGAACATAAATCGGGCTTTGTCGCCCTCGCCGGCCGCCCCAATGTCGGCAAGAGCACCCTCATCAACGCCTTCATGGGCCAGAAGATCGCCGCCGTCACCCATCGGCCGCAGACCACCCGCGCCCGCCAACTGGGCATCATCACCGAACCCGGCTATCAGATCATCTTCATCGACACCCCCGGCCTCATCCGCGACCCGCGCCACGAGCTGGACGAGTACATGATGCAGGCCGCGCTGGAGACGCTCGACGACGCCGACGTGGTGCTGTGGCTGGTCGATCTCAACGAGCCGCCGGGCGAGGGCGACCGCCAGATCGCCGCGCGGCTGACCGAGGGCGAACGCCGGGTCATCCTGGCCCTCAACAAGGTCGATATCATCGGCCCGGCCGACGCGCTGCGCCACACCGAGGCCTACGTGGCCCTGCTGCGGCCGGCCGCACCCGCGCCGGATGCGGTCGAATGGCTGCACCTGTCGGCCCTGACCGGCGACGGCGTGGGCGAACTGCTCACCCGGCTGATCGATGCCCTGCCCGAGGGGCCGCGCTACTACCCGGCCGACCAGATCACCGACGCCTACGAGCGGGCCATCGCCGCCGAACTGATTCGCGAGCAGATCATGCTGCAACTGCGCGACGAGATCCCCTATGGCGCGGCCGTCCGCGTGCGCGATTACAAGGAGCGGGCCAACGGCGACACCTATGTCAGCGCCGACATCTTCGTGGAGCGCGAAAGCCACAAGAGCATCGTCATCGGGGCCAACGGCGCGCAACTCAAGGCCATCGGCGCCGCCGCCCGCCGCGAGATCGAGCAATTGGCGGGGGGGAAGGTCTTCTTGGAGCTATGGGTGAAGGTGCAGAAGGATTGGCGGCGGGATAAGAATGCGTTGAAGCAGTTGGGATATAGCGACGAGTGGATGAAGGAGTAA
- a CDS encoding S41 family peptidase, giving the protein MADYQPYTPPKRPSGCLTGALVLILVAAFFVGGILFDRTVLRGNLLGGGGAADEVGLNDALLDEARVIIQENFVDQDAATTAQLQDGALAGMVDSLGDTGHSRFMTPRMVTDQHNRTAGEFEGIGAYVEMRDGFVTVVSPIDNSPAQAAGVRSGFIVLEVDGQDMAGLTLQEVIDRIIGPAGTEVTITFFDPETSEEVVLTIERARIELENVTWAMLPGTTAAPGPTAHVRIAEFSRGVGDELGAAIAEATAAGATSILFDLRNNPGGLLDEAVKVAGQFLPADTVVVLRQDAQGDVRDERTSNDNPTTLPVVVLINQGTASASEIVSGALQDHGRATLVGETTFGTGTVLNEFGLSDGSAILLATEQWLTPEGRVIWRQGIVPDEVVELSGPVQLTVPETADELTAETLPAIEDTQVLRGLELLSEE; this is encoded by the coding sequence ATGGCAGACTATCAACCCTATACACCACCCAAGCGCCCATCAGGTTGCCTGACCGGGGCGCTCGTTTTGATCCTGGTGGCCGCCTTTTTCGTGGGCGGCATTTTGTTCGACCGGACCGTCTTGCGCGGCAACCTGCTCGGCGGCGGCGGCGCGGCCGACGAAGTGGGGCTGAACGACGCCCTGCTGGACGAGGCCCGCGTCATCATCCAGGAGAATTTCGTCGATCAGGACGCGGCCACCACCGCCCAATTGCAGGACGGCGCGCTGGCCGGCATGGTCGATAGCCTGGGCGACACCGGCCACAGCCGCTTTATGACCCCCCGCATGGTCACCGACCAGCACAACCGCACCGCCGGCGAATTCGAGGGCATCGGCGCCTACGTCGAAATGCGCGACGGCTTCGTGACCGTCGTCTCGCCCATCGACAACTCCCCGGCCCAGGCCGCCGGCGTGCGCTCCGGCTTCATCGTCCTGGAAGTGGACGGCCAGGACATGGCCGGCCTGACCCTGCAAGAGGTCATCGACCGCATCATCGGCCCGGCGGGCACCGAAGTGACCATCACCTTCTTCGACCCCGAGACGAGCGAAGAGGTGGTGCTGACCATCGAGCGGGCGCGCATCGAATTGGAGAACGTCACCTGGGCCATGCTGCCGGGCACGACGGCCGCTCCCGGCCCCACGGCCCACGTCCGCATCGCCGAGTTCAGCCGCGGCGTGGGCGACGAACTGGGCGCGGCCATCGCCGAGGCCACCGCCGCCGGCGCCACCAGCATCCTCTTCGACCTGCGCAACAATCCCGGCGGCCTGCTGGACGAGGCCGTGAAGGTGGCCGGGCAATTCCTGCCGGCCGACACGGTCGTGGTGCTGCGCCAGGACGCCCAGGGCGACGTGCGCGATGAACGCACCAGCAATGACAACCCCACGACGCTGCCGGTGGTCGTGCTCATCAATCAGGGCACGGCCAGCGCCAGCGAGATCGTCTCCGGCGCGCTGCAAGACCACGGCCGGGCCACGCTGGTGGGCGAGACGACCTTCGGCACGGGCACGGTGCTCAACGAGTTCGGCCTGTCCGACGGCTCGGCCATCCTGCTGGCGACCGAGCAATGGCTGACGCCCGAGGGCCGGGTCATCTGGCGGCAGGGCATTGTGCCCGATGAGGTGGTGGAGCTGAGCGGCCCGGTGCAATTGACCGTGCCCGAAACGGCCGACGAGCTGACGGCCGAGACGCTGCCGGCCATCGAGGACACCCAGGTCCTGCGCGGGCTAGAACTACTATCTGAAGAATAA